From the Vibrio algarum genome, one window contains:
- a CDS encoding NADPH-dependent FMN reductase, with translation MKVLAFAASSSKNSINKHLANYAAQQIEEAQVELLDINDYEIPLFSEDREKELGQPELAKAFHQKLGEADVIVISFAEHNGSYTAAYKNLFDWTSRISRDVFQNKPVIMLATSPGPGGAGNVLAAAKASAPHFAADVKATLSVPNFYDNFDLENGILTNKELVDQLLSAISQL, from the coding sequence ATGAAAGTACTCGCGTTTGCAGCCAGTAGTAGCAAAAACTCAATTAACAAACATCTCGCTAATTATGCCGCGCAACAAATAGAAGAAGCACAGGTAGAGCTTCTAGATATCAACGACTATGAAATTCCGCTGTTTAGTGAAGACAGAGAAAAAGAACTTGGCCAACCAGAACTTGCAAAAGCGTTCCATCAAAAGCTTGGAGAAGCCGATGTCATTGTTATTTCATTTGCAGAACATAATGGATCTTACACCGCAGCTTATAAAAACCTGTTTGATTGGACCTCTCGCATTAGCAGAGATGTATTCCAGAATAAACCCGTGATCATGCTGGCGACCTCTCCGGGTCCTGGTGGCGCAGGTAATGTGCTTGCCGCGGCAAAAGCTTCTGCGCCTCATTTTGCCGCCGATGTCAAAGCAACTCTGTCAGTGCCTAATTTCTACGACAATTTCGATTTAGAAAACGGTATCTTAACCAATAAAGAACTCGTCGATCAGTTACTAAGTGCCATCTCTCAGCTTTAG
- a CDS encoding LysR family transcriptional regulator, with amino-acid sequence MAIKSTLLDGMAIFAQVVKLGSFTLAADVSGHSTSYISKEVSKLEARLGVRLLHRTTRSLSLTPEGELYYQRCQQIIEDAEQAENAIIGKQGEPHGLLRVSCPMSYGLSNLSPVLSRFIDGYPKIKLDLELNDRKVDLISDGFDVVIRAAQRLEDSSLISRKITRSEALVLASPRYLSKHGTPKHPYDLDRHKIISYSNLKQPNVWIFDDVNGEQIQVHVDSHVLTNNSMLEVELAVADQGIFRIPRFALKDELETGKLVELFENWPKPSIGIYMVYPSRKHMSAKVRSFIDFVMDELGD; translated from the coding sequence ATGGCGATTAAAAGTACGTTGTTAGATGGTATGGCTATTTTTGCTCAGGTCGTTAAGTTAGGCAGTTTTACCTTAGCTGCTGATGTTAGCGGTCATTCGACTTCATATATAAGTAAAGAAGTCAGCAAGCTAGAAGCGCGGTTAGGCGTACGGTTGCTGCATCGAACCACTCGCTCATTAAGCCTAACGCCAGAAGGTGAGTTGTACTATCAACGGTGCCAACAAATAATTGAGGACGCAGAACAGGCAGAAAACGCCATCATTGGCAAGCAGGGTGAACCTCATGGCTTGTTGAGAGTGAGTTGTCCAATGTCCTACGGGCTCTCTAATCTTAGCCCCGTTTTAAGTCGATTTATTGATGGTTATCCAAAAATTAAGTTAGATCTGGAACTCAATGACAGAAAGGTTGATCTCATTTCTGACGGGTTCGATGTTGTTATCAGAGCGGCACAGCGCCTAGAAGACTCTAGTCTCATCAGCCGCAAGATAACACGCTCTGAGGCATTGGTATTGGCTTCTCCTCGCTATCTATCTAAACATGGAACACCGAAGCATCCTTACGATTTGGATCGGCATAAAATTATTAGTTATAGCAATCTCAAACAACCGAATGTTTGGATATTCGATGATGTTAATGGTGAGCAAATTCAAGTTCATGTTGATAGTCATGTGTTGACCAACAATTCAATGTTAGAGGTGGAATTAGCGGTCGCTGATCAAGGTATTTTCCGCATCCCACGTTTTGCGTTAAAAGATGAATTGGAGACGGGTAAACTTGTCGAACTCTTCGAAAATTGGCCAAAGCCTTCGATTGGTATTTATATGGTTTACCCAAGTAGAAAGCATATGTCGGCAAAGGTTAGGAGTTTTATAGATTTTGTCATGGATGAGTTAGGTGATTAA
- a CDS encoding GNAT family N-acetyltransferase, which produces MQEKTKLNSVTSASSQSPILETTRYFIRAFEKSDLTAFAQYRADENVARYQSWTNYTYQDALRLFNQMDYSTFGRIGHWYQLAIEKKSSHEVIGDLAVHFIDQEKMEVGFTISADNQRKGVGFEALSALLDFLFLTLNKQKIVAFVDMKNEASYKLLEKAGFKRAANLKADTSPQAGWGDEYFYMKLRSMHINPPA; this is translated from the coding sequence ATGCAAGAAAAAACAAAATTGAATAGTGTTACATCAGCGTCAAGTCAAAGCCCTATATTAGAAACGACTCGATATTTCATTCGAGCGTTCGAGAAAAGTGATTTAACGGCATTCGCACAGTATAGAGCAGATGAAAACGTAGCTCGCTATCAGAGCTGGACCAACTACACCTATCAAGATGCGTTAAGGCTATTTAACCAAATGGATTACTCCACCTTTGGCCGCATAGGCCATTGGTATCAATTAGCCATAGAGAAAAAATCTTCCCATGAGGTGATTGGCGATCTTGCTGTCCATTTCATTGATCAAGAAAAAATGGAAGTCGGATTTACTATTTCGGCAGATAATCAAAGAAAAGGTGTCGGATTTGAAGCTTTATCCGCGCTACTTGATTTTTTGTTTCTAACACTAAATAAACAGAAAATAGTCGCCTTTGTGGACATGAAAAATGAAGCATCTTATAAACTGCTCGAAAAAGCAGGATTTAAGCGAGCAGCGAACCTTAAAGCCGATACTTCACCACAAGCTGGCTGGGGAGATGAATATTTCTACATGAAACTGCGTTCTATGCATATCAACCCACCAGCTTAA
- a CDS encoding thiol:disulfide interchange protein DsbA/DsbL, whose translation MRKFILLVATTLLSMSAFSADFSEGKHYTVLEASKSSTPTVTEFFSFYCPHCYGFEPVMEGLKDELPNGAKFQKVHVSFMGNSMAIPMAKAYATMVALKVEDQVVMPMFKQIHDFKNAPSNVSELRQIFVDNGVSGEKFDSTFNGFAVDSMQKRFDKQFKATGLTGVPGVVVNNKYIVKADEIKTIDEYYQLVNYLLTL comes from the coding sequence ATGAGAAAATTTATTTTGTTGGTCGCGACTACATTGTTGAGCATGTCAGCCTTTTCCGCTGATTTTTCTGAAGGTAAACACTATACCGTATTGGAGGCATCTAAATCGTCAACGCCAACCGTGACAGAGTTCTTTTCGTTTTATTGCCCACACTGCTACGGATTTGAACCTGTGATGGAAGGGTTAAAAGATGAGCTTCCCAATGGAGCTAAGTTCCAGAAAGTGCATGTCTCTTTTATGGGCAATAGCATGGCGATTCCAATGGCTAAGGCTTATGCGACTATGGTGGCCCTGAAAGTGGAAGACCAAGTCGTTATGCCTATGTTCAAACAGATTCATGACTTCAAAAATGCACCGAGCAACGTTTCTGAACTACGTCAGATTTTTGTAGATAATGGTGTTTCTGGCGAAAAATTTGATTCTACGTTCAATGGTTTCGCTGTTGATTCGATGCAGAAACGATTTGATAAACAGTTTAAAGCAACTGGGTTAACAGGCGTTCCTGGGGTGGTTGTTAATAATAAATACATTGTTAAGGCCGATGAAATTAAAACGATTGATGAGTATTATCAGCTAGTCAATTATCTATTAACACTCTAG
- a CDS encoding efflux RND transporter permease subunit, translating into MITFFVRHATGANVLMIVVLLLGLFALPKLQKDTFPVTPTKDIEVRVSYPGASPVEVLEEICSPLEDALDKLNGIKEITCDARENVAIANAEITTGEDIDILTTDIQQQVNSIGDFPDRVEQVTVTKLDRTATVASVAITGDMSEKDLYLFAQDVKQRLKANPLIAQVVVSGFSDQEIEVRISDWKLKQYGLSISDLSTLVEQQNINSPAGVFTSQLDEVSVRFNHQSTTVEDFRNLVIKTNELGTQIRLGDIAVIEQKFALDEEKILFNGQQAALLQISKTYFQDTLKVKDALDTLIAKEQAMAVPGITFTVTQDVSVNINERLRILTSNGIQGLALAFLMLWAFFNIRFSFWVAMGLPVSFLGSIFVMHLLGYTINMMTMVGLIVAIGLLMDDSLIIAENIAAKRQAGMPSFEAAIEGTKQVFPGVIASFATTLMVIGPLMFLSGKLGEVLRYIPIILLITLLVSLIEAFLILPSHLAHSHLNSKSNPIRDKFLATFEVTRDKVFVPLSFKAMNAPYFTLGIMLMVVLVSSATFSAGWLKFKAMPSLESDTLQARILLPQGSLLDQTETVVNKVSGALAEINQEYAAKFPNSEPLIESTTIMYNTNIDANESGPHLATVSADLLAAQFRQESIKSLIQNWKSKVGPTADVVSLKFTDKERGIAGNGIDIRVQGNSLDELNKVSRTLIKWLKGFDGVFNLSSDLRNGRTEIHVSLKDEAGVMGVNSAQVAQTLRSAVKGTTDLSVFQNGETLDITVRLDEFTYQASLSGLKDLAVTASNGTLVPLSSVAEFKEEQSYSRINRVNSVNTVTVQGNVNTRVANSREIMQKFYNEFVPTSKKTFPDVTFVSQGQDKESSDTGSSLMTFFAMGVVGIFLILAFLFQSFSQPIAVLLAIPMGWIGVIWGHLGMGLDLTIPSLVGFATLAGIVVNDNILLVNFVKENVAKGQPLLAACKEAVHDRFRAIFITSLTTFVGLLPLLTESSTQAQFLIPLIASIAFGLMSATLLASITVPCVLLILDDLGLTSFGNAEKQPDSKEQVVINEY; encoded by the coding sequence ATGATCACCTTCTTTGTCCGCCATGCAACCGGTGCGAATGTCTTGATGATAGTGGTACTGTTGCTCGGTCTGTTTGCTTTACCCAAGCTGCAAAAAGATACCTTTCCCGTCACTCCGACCAAAGATATAGAAGTCCGTGTTAGTTATCCCGGAGCATCTCCTGTAGAAGTACTTGAAGAAATTTGCTCTCCGTTGGAAGATGCCCTCGATAAGCTTAATGGTATTAAAGAGATCACTTGCGATGCGAGAGAAAATGTTGCCATTGCCAACGCTGAAATTACTACTGGTGAAGATATTGATATTCTCACCACAGACATCCAACAACAAGTCAACTCTATTGGTGACTTTCCAGACCGAGTAGAGCAGGTAACCGTCACTAAGCTAGACCGTACCGCTACGGTTGCAAGTGTCGCTATTACAGGCGACATGTCTGAGAAAGACCTTTATCTATTCGCACAAGACGTAAAACAGAGACTAAAAGCCAATCCTCTTATTGCCCAAGTTGTTGTCTCTGGATTTTCTGATCAAGAAATAGAAGTGCGTATCTCTGATTGGAAATTAAAACAGTATGGTTTAAGTATTTCTGACCTGTCTACCTTAGTCGAGCAGCAAAATATTAACAGCCCTGCTGGCGTATTCACAAGCCAGTTAGATGAGGTTAGTGTTCGCTTTAATCATCAGAGCACAACAGTAGAAGACTTCAGAAATCTCGTCATTAAAACCAATGAACTGGGTACTCAAATCCGACTCGGTGACATCGCGGTGATCGAGCAAAAATTTGCTTTAGACGAAGAGAAAATCCTATTTAATGGGCAACAAGCCGCCCTATTACAAATATCTAAAACCTACTTTCAAGACACGTTAAAAGTAAAAGACGCACTCGACACCCTTATCGCTAAAGAACAAGCAATGGCAGTGCCGGGCATAACGTTTACTGTCACCCAAGATGTCAGTGTGAATATCAATGAACGGCTTCGCATATTAACCAGCAACGGAATTCAGGGGTTAGCGCTGGCCTTTTTAATGCTATGGGCATTTTTTAACATCCGATTTAGCTTTTGGGTTGCAATGGGGTTACCAGTTTCATTTCTTGGTTCTATTTTTGTTATGCATTTACTTGGTTACACGATCAACATGATGACGATGGTTGGCCTAATTGTCGCTATCGGTTTGCTTATGGATGACTCGTTGATCATTGCCGAAAACATTGCAGCAAAACGCCAAGCAGGTATGCCTTCTTTCGAAGCGGCAATAGAAGGCACCAAACAAGTCTTTCCAGGTGTTATTGCTTCGTTTGCAACAACATTAATGGTCATTGGCCCACTCATGTTTTTGAGTGGAAAATTAGGCGAAGTACTGAGGTATATTCCTATAATTTTGCTCATTACCTTATTAGTGAGTCTTATAGAAGCTTTTTTAATCTTGCCTTCACACTTAGCCCATAGCCACTTAAATTCTAAATCAAACCCAATTAGGGATAAGTTTCTCGCTACATTCGAAGTCACAAGAGATAAAGTTTTTGTACCCCTCTCCTTTAAGGCGATGAATGCTCCCTATTTTACGCTAGGTATTATGCTCATGGTTGTGCTCGTTTCGTCAGCTACTTTCTCTGCAGGTTGGCTCAAATTTAAAGCCATGCCTTCCCTAGAGAGTGACACCCTGCAAGCCCGAATTTTATTACCTCAAGGGAGTTTGCTAGATCAGACTGAAACGGTCGTGAATAAAGTGTCGGGTGCACTCGCGGAAATCAATCAAGAATATGCTGCTAAATTTCCTAATTCTGAGCCCTTAATAGAAAGCACCACCATCATGTACAACACCAACATAGATGCGAACGAATCAGGCCCCCACTTAGCGACTGTGAGCGCAGATTTACTCGCTGCACAATTTAGACAAGAAAGTATCAAATCATTGATTCAGAATTGGAAAAGCAAGGTCGGCCCAACAGCCGATGTGGTATCACTCAAATTCACCGACAAAGAACGGGGCATTGCGGGTAATGGTATTGATATCAGAGTACAAGGAAACTCTTTGGATGAGCTAAACAAAGTCAGCCGCACCCTTATCAAGTGGTTAAAAGGCTTTGATGGGGTATTTAACCTTTCAAGTGATTTACGCAATGGCAGAACAGAGATCCACGTCAGTTTAAAAGATGAGGCCGGAGTCATGGGTGTTAACTCCGCACAAGTTGCCCAAACACTAAGAAGCGCAGTTAAAGGCACGACCGATCTTTCTGTTTTTCAAAATGGAGAAACCTTGGATATTACAGTTCGACTAGACGAATTTACTTATCAGGCGAGTTTAAGTGGCTTAAAAGACTTAGCTGTTACTGCTTCAAACGGAACCTTAGTTCCCCTTTCTAGTGTGGCTGAATTTAAAGAAGAGCAGTCCTACTCACGAATTAATCGCGTAAATTCGGTGAATACGGTTACTGTACAAGGCAATGTGAACACGAGAGTAGCAAACTCTAGAGAAATCATGCAAAAATTCTATAACGAGTTTGTTCCCACATCGAAGAAAACATTTCCTGATGTCACCTTTGTTTCTCAAGGGCAAGATAAAGAGAGCTCAGATACCGGCTCGTCTCTAATGACGTTCTTTGCAATGGGGGTAGTGGGTATTTTCTTAATCTTAGCTTTCTTGTTCCAAAGTTTCAGCCAACCTATCGCCGTTCTGCTTGCGATACCAATGGGGTGGATTGGTGTTATTTGGGGACATTTAGGGATGGGGTTAGACCTTACTATTCCTAGCTTAGTTGGCTTCGCAACGCTTGCCGGCATCGTGGTGAATGACAATATTTTATTGGTGAACTTTGTTAAAGAAAATGTAGCAAAGGGCCAACCCTTGCTCGCAGCTTGTAAAGAGGCTGTTCATGATCGCTTTAGAGCCATATTTATTACATCGTTGACGACTTTTGTTGGTCTACTGCCTTTACTTACAGAAAGCAGTACTCAAGCGCAGTTCCTAATACCGCTGATCGCAAGTATCGCATTTGGGTTAATGTCCGCAACACTGCTCGCCTCTATCACTGTCCCCTGTGTTTTACTGATATTAGACGATTTGGGGTTAACGTCATTCGGCAATGCAGAAAAACAGCCCGACAGTAAAGAGCAGGTAGTGATAAACGAATACTAA
- a CDS encoding efflux RND transporter periplasmic adaptor subunit, producing the protein MSHFSWKQRVLIVPPIVLGGILLFLAPGMKAEPPTSTQSTGKKVVRILKIEPRQLQPVAVGYGHTEPAQEWEAQSELDGTIIWNSEKFQEGNIISKGTPLLKIDPSSYELEIAKLDAEIKVAKLKDETISASLKIASEEYKIQRSEYERSLQLSKTGHISKTEKDRATRELLSSQQQLQTLKNNLVINQAEQQVLQTQLSLAQRDLKQTTISAPFDLRITEKLVGFAEYVNKGEILLRADGIAAVEVSAQFPLGKMRPLHQAINKNNISGDLHNELDVLIELNAGERIISWNAKVNRSGGHIDAQTQSQSIVVRIDDPYGQAQPGKKPPLIRDTFVKVTLMAPVLKKQILIPANAIHQNKVYVVNDEGKLQIKPVKVAFIQDQIAVIKEGIEVNDKVIVSQLSPAVKGMPLKPQPDKKMIEWLNKTTGFDVKKTPKTEGKS; encoded by the coding sequence ATGTCTCACTTCAGTTGGAAACAGAGAGTGCTCATTGTTCCTCCAATCGTTCTCGGCGGTATTTTATTGTTCCTTGCTCCAGGGATGAAAGCCGAACCACCAACATCAACTCAGTCAACAGGTAAAAAGGTGGTTCGTATTCTAAAAATCGAACCGCGACAACTTCAACCGGTTGCCGTTGGTTATGGACATACTGAACCCGCGCAAGAATGGGAAGCACAATCAGAATTAGACGGTACAATTATTTGGAATTCTGAAAAATTTCAGGAAGGAAATATCATTAGCAAAGGGACACCGCTTCTGAAAATTGACCCTTCATCCTATGAACTTGAAATCGCAAAACTAGATGCTGAAATTAAAGTCGCCAAACTAAAAGATGAGACTATCTCCGCATCCTTAAAAATCGCATCCGAAGAGTACAAAATTCAACGTTCCGAATATGAACGCTCACTACAGTTAAGTAAAACCGGACATATATCCAAAACGGAAAAAGACCGCGCAACACGAGAGTTATTAAGTAGTCAGCAGCAATTGCAGACTCTTAAGAATAATTTAGTGATTAATCAAGCTGAGCAGCAAGTCCTACAGACGCAGCTTTCTCTCGCCCAACGTGATTTAAAACAGACGACAATATCCGCCCCTTTCGATCTTCGTATTACGGAAAAACTGGTTGGTTTCGCAGAATATGTCAATAAAGGTGAGATTTTACTTCGAGCTGACGGTATTGCAGCAGTAGAAGTAAGCGCACAGTTCCCTTTAGGTAAAATGCGCCCCCTTCATCAGGCAATCAATAAGAACAATATCTCTGGTGACCTACATAACGAACTAGACGTTTTGATCGAACTAAATGCAGGCGAGCGTATCATTTCATGGAACGCAAAAGTAAACCGCTCCGGTGGACATATCGACGCACAAACTCAAAGCCAAAGCATTGTGGTTCGAATTGATGATCCATATGGCCAGGCTCAACCAGGCAAAAAACCGCCTTTAATTCGAGACACATTTGTAAAAGTAACCCTGATGGCGCCTGTCCTTAAAAAACAAATTCTCATACCTGCCAATGCTATTCATCAAAATAAGGTTTATGTCGTAAATGACGAGGGAAAACTCCAAATTAAACCCGTTAAAGTTGCCTTTATTCAAGACCAAATAGCCGTAATAAAAGAAGGTATTGAAGTAAACGACAAAGTTATTGTTAGTCAGCTCTCTCCGGCGGTAAAAGGTATGCCACTCAAACCCCAACCTGACAAAAAAATGATTGAATGGTTAAATAAAACAACAGGATTTGACGTTAAGAAAACACCAAAAACGGAGGGTAAATCATGA